A genome region from Candidatus Binataceae bacterium includes the following:
- a CDS encoding PLP-dependent aminotransferase family protein: MTKNEFTEVAGTMNDGEGDDTGNRQDLPLAIANIAISPESPVPIYEQICSIVRAAIVAGDLPANTLLPTSRELAAMLGIGRTTAVNAYSRLIAEGYLISRLRRGTRVAPQQRAAQAESGERRQARRAETAAPDVEISFTARRTLESPLAVSATVQPFAVEEPDPTLCPRAELGRLLAEGFRRPPIPESGLDQGRELRNFQAAVAAHIRQARGVVCDPAQIVPTLGIESALDLVARLVVDPGHLVHVEDPGPALVRATFEGAGARLRAVGGDRDGADFSRAIAPPPRLIVVSPALSFPLGAQMSEARRRAAMEVAQSTGAVLFENDAYGQLLYRGGRLPALQSLDPGRVLYYGSLTNTLGPGIRVGYLVVPEGFVEPAFELSRRSGARPESFILSALAAFIGEGQYALYTRKIRAIYAQRLKLLVEACRAQLPEAAPVEPCGGFHLTLLLASAAREQGISAMAAAQGLSVAPLSRFYAGKPASHGLVLGFGAVPDRLIEPLVARLAAIVQRTDESAVA; this comes from the coding sequence ATGACGAAAAACGAATTCACGGAAGTCGCCGGCACGATGAATGACGGCGAAGGCGACGACACGGGCAATCGGCAGGATCTTCCGCTCGCCATCGCCAACATCGCGATCTCGCCGGAATCGCCCGTGCCGATCTATGAGCAGATCTGCTCGATCGTACGCGCGGCGATCGTCGCGGGCGATCTGCCCGCGAACACGCTGCTGCCGACGAGCCGCGAACTGGCGGCGATGCTCGGCATCGGGCGCACCACCGCGGTGAATGCCTATTCGCGGCTGATCGCGGAAGGTTATCTCATCTCGCGGTTGCGCCGCGGCACGCGCGTGGCGCCGCAACAGCGCGCGGCCCAGGCGGAATCCGGCGAGCGGCGGCAGGCGCGGCGCGCGGAGACGGCCGCGCCGGATGTCGAAATCTCCTTCACGGCAAGGCGCACGCTCGAGAGCCCGCTTGCTGTGAGCGCCACCGTGCAGCCTTTCGCGGTGGAAGAACCCGATCCCACGCTTTGCCCGCGCGCCGAACTCGGACGGCTGCTGGCGGAAGGATTCCGCCGGCCGCCGATTCCGGAGTCCGGCCTCGACCAGGGGCGCGAGCTGCGCAATTTCCAGGCCGCGGTTGCCGCCCATATCAGGCAGGCGCGCGGCGTGGTGTGCGATCCCGCGCAGATCGTTCCGACGCTCGGCATCGAGAGCGCGCTCGATCTCGTCGCGCGGCTCGTTGTCGATCCCGGCCATCTCGTGCATGTCGAGGATCCGGGTCCCGCGCTGGTGCGGGCGACGTTCGAGGGTGCCGGTGCACGCCTGCGCGCAGTCGGGGGCGATCGCGACGGCGCGGACTTTTCCAGAGCCATCGCGCCGCCGCCGCGGCTGATCGTGGTATCGCCGGCGCTGAGCTTTCCTTTAGGCGCTCAGATGTCGGAAGCGCGCCGACGCGCGGCGATGGAGGTGGCGCAGTCGACCGGGGCCGTTCTGTTCGAGAACGACGCTTACGGACAGCTGCTCTATCGCGGCGGGAGATTGCCCGCGCTGCAGTCTCTCGATCCCGGCCGCGTGCTCTATTACGGCAGCCTGACGAACACGCTCGGCCCCGGAATCCGTGTCGGTTATCTGGTCGTGCCGGAGGGCTTCGTCGAGCCGGCCTTCGAGCTTTCGCGGCGCTCCGGCGCGCGACCCGAATCCTTCATTCTCTCGGCGCTCGCCGCGTTCATCGGCGAGGGCCAGTACGCGCTCTACACGCGCAAGATCCGCGCGATCTACGCCCAGCGCCTCAAGCTCCTGGTGGAGGCCTGTCGCGCGCAGCTCCCCGAAGCCGCACCGGTCGAGCCCTGCGGCGGCTTCCACCTGACCCTGCTCCTGGCGAGCGCCGCGCGCGAACAAGGCATCTCCGCCATGGCGGCCGCGCAGGGCCTCTCGGTGGCGCCGCTGTCGCGCTTTTACGCGGGCAAGCCCGCGAGCCACGGGCTCGTGCTCGGCTTCGGCGCGGTGCCCGACCGGCTCATCGAGCCCCTCGTCGCGCGGCTCGCGGCGATCGTTCAGCGTACGGATGAATCTGCCGTCGCGTGA
- a CDS encoding AraC family transcriptional regulator, with translation MTAPIAPTRRALPLYELCEEGCVSDDPQGPAWEKQYGRAAIGIVLTGWFKYRTESSEFVVAVPGAAVLGNKGEHFTCHHLDTTGNKRLVVRFDHDFLEEVAGDCGLDDTRFLAAALPPGKSSAEMFGWMKRLASPGFDHDEAAYALAALALRTETTGRPPVGVSPRDRERIRSTIRYIETSYAEPCSLDQLAQSVNLSRYHFLRVFMAATGQSPNQYVINTRLRAAADLLLTSAEPVSEVALKVGFNDLSHFHARFRSVFGCSPRRFRADASSPAN, from the coding sequence GTGACCGCACCAATCGCACCAACGCGCCGCGCATTGCCCCTGTACGAGCTGTGCGAGGAAGGCTGCGTTTCCGACGATCCGCAGGGGCCGGCCTGGGAGAAGCAATACGGACGAGCCGCGATCGGCATCGTGTTGACCGGCTGGTTCAAGTATCGGACCGAGAGCAGCGAGTTCGTCGTTGCGGTTCCGGGCGCCGCCGTCCTCGGCAACAAGGGCGAGCACTTCACCTGCCATCATCTCGACACGACGGGAAACAAGCGCCTCGTCGTTCGCTTCGATCACGATTTTCTCGAGGAGGTCGCCGGCGATTGCGGGCTCGACGACACGCGTTTCCTCGCCGCCGCGCTGCCGCCCGGCAAGTCCTCGGCGGAAATGTTCGGCTGGATGAAGAGGCTGGCGTCGCCCGGCTTCGACCATGACGAGGCGGCCTATGCGCTCGCAGCACTCGCGCTCAGGACGGAGACGACCGGCAGGCCGCCGGTCGGCGTGTCGCCGCGCGACCGCGAGCGCATCCGCTCGACGATCCGCTATATCGAGACGTCCTACGCGGAGCCCTGCTCGCTCGACCAGCTCGCGCAATCGGTCAATCTGAGCCGCTACCACTTCCTGCGTGTCTTCATGGCGGCGACGGGCCAGAGCCCGAATCAGTATGTGATCAACACGCGGCTGCGCGCGGCGGCGGATCTGCTCCTCACCAGCGCCGAGCCGGTGAGCGAAGTCGCGCTCAAGGTCGGCTTCAACGACCTCTCGCATTTCCATGCGCGTTTCCGCTCGGTCTTCGGCTGCAGCCCCCGCCGCTTCCGCGCCGACGCCTCCAGTCCGGCCAACTGA